The following is a genomic window from Hydrogenobaculum sp. Y04AAS1.
AAGAGCTAAAAGATTTACCATTCACAGCAAAAGCTATAGAGCAGTTAGAGCAAGAGGCTACTCTTAAAACCAAAAAAGATGACATTAAGAGTGTTATTCTTATCAAGTTTGGAGTATTGCCAAAAGAGCTTGAAGAGAAGATAGAAAGTACAGATGATATACAGGCTTTAGACGAGATGTTTAAAAAGGTTATACTGGCTGGCAAAATTGAAGAGATTTTGTAAGCTCATATATATAAGTTAAGATAGACTGTGAACAGAGTGCGTGAGCACGTTTCAAATGCCCGTCTTCTTAACAGACACTTATTATACGATGTAAAAAATGCTTCCAGCACACTAGAGCGATGCAATCGTATTTCAACTCTAAGGAACATTCACAGCCTCTCAATAGCTCAGAAAACGGCTATGAGCACACTAGAGCGATGCAATCGCGTTTCGATGCTAAGGAACAGGCGTTACCATGTCAAAGCTAAGAGAACGGCGCAAGGCACACTAGAGCGATGGTATCGCATTTCGACTCTAAGGAACAGGCAAAGCATCTCAAGAGCTCAGAGAACGGCGCAAGGCACACTAGAGCGATGCAATCGCGTTTCGAATTTAAGGAACATTCACATGCACTCAATAGCTCAGAGAAATGCTTACAGCACACTACCTTGTTAAAAGTATGTGTTCATGATGTAGTGAACTTGTATACATTGACAATCTAAATTTATTTTATAAAATTAATATTAATAGAAGGAGGCATGTATGAAAACTAAGTATCCAATTAGAGATTCAACAGACGAAACAAAAAGCAAGAAGGAGACTTTATATCTTCTTAGTATTCCTGGTATGAAAGAGAAAATTATAGAAGGCTCAAAAACGCCCATAGAAGAATGTGAAGACATAGATGATATCAACTGGGAAGAAATAGCAAAAGAAGCTAACAATCAAGTCAACCATATCTAAATTTTTCAAAATAGGAAGATAAACGGTTTAAGTGTGGAAAGTTGTAATTACTAAGCAAGCTAAGAAAGACTTAGTGAATATATACCGCGCCGGTTTGAAATCTAAATTCGAAAAATTAGTAGAAGAAATCAAAAAAGATCCATATACTTCTCAGTGTGAAAAGCTTATTGGAGATTTAGAAGGTTATTACTCATGTCGCATAAATAGAAAACATCGTTTAGTCTACGAAATTGATGATGAACAAAAAATTGTAAAGATAGTAAGTGTATGGAATCACTATTAGTATTGTATAAGTTCAGATAGAGCGTGAATACATGCCTCACAAATTAAGCCCGTCTTTAAGGAGAATTACCAGAGCAAGAAAGATCTGACTGGGTTGGAAAGATATTGACATTGTTAAAGGTAAGACCTAAATTAAGAGAAGGATTTAAAATATTGCTTAAGGAGGAGCCTATGTTAGAGATACCACCTTTTACTATAGAAGAGCTAAAAGATTTACCTTTTACAGCAAAAGCCGTAGAGCAGTTAGAGCAAGAGGCTACTCTGAAAGGTAAGCAAGAAGGATTAGTTCAGGCTAAAAAAGATGATGTTAAGAGTGCTATTCTTATTAAGTTTAAAGTGCTGCCAAGAGAGCTTGAAGAAAAGATAGAAAGTACGGATGATATAAAAGCTTTGGATGAAATGTTTAAGAAGGTGATACTTGCTGGCAAAATTGAAGAGATTTTGTAAATTAATTGAAACCATTAAGCAATAACGTTTTTAAGCTTTTACTTGCCAAAATGGCTAAAGAAATATGCCGATAGGCTCCAAAACTTTTGATTAAAGATAGCAACTAAAATAAAAATTTCTCCCACTCAAAGCCCACAATGTTTTTATCTTTCTTGCTAAATTCTATCCCTATTAGATAGATCTCTTTGTACTTGCCCATGTACTTCTCATAATACCTTTTCTCTTTTATCTGTTTTAAAGCATTCCCTTCCTCTTTGTCCTCTACTACCTTAAACTCTATTATATAAACGCTGTCCTGGTTAAAGACACTTAAATCTATCTGGCCTTTGTTGGTGTTGTCTTCTGCTATCACATTTAGCCCTGCTCCGTTAAAAAGCGCATATACGATAGATGCATAAAATCCCTCATAGGAGTCTATGTCGTTTTTCCTATACCAATCGTGGGGTATGCTTGCAAAAAATCTATGTAAAATGTCTTTTAGTTTTTCTACTTGTTTTGTCTCAAAAGCCTCTATTAGACCTATATCAGTTTTATATTTTGCTGAGATATCTTCTATTATATAGGTTAGAAAATAACTATTGAAGCTTTTTCTCACTTCTAAGTTTGGATAGGACAATATGTATATTCCGTATTTTTCTTTAAAATCTTTTATTGTAAGATAACCAGATTGAAACAGAAGATTTTCTACTCTTATATTATCCACATCAAGATTTGATAGTATCTCATCTCCTACTTCAAGGTTCTCAAGCTCTGGTATGTAGTATCTGTTTTTCATAAACATCTTAATAAGAAATGTAGGCGTTGCTGTTTCAAACCAGTAAGGTTTAAACATTTTCTTATCAAACAACAGCAGTATGTCAAAAGGATTGTAAACACTCTCTCCAAGCCAACTATAACCGTTATACCACTCTTTTATCTTCTCTTTATCAAAATCTTTCAATCTATCTTCAAAAACACTTTCAAGCTCAGATTGGGTATATCCACATACTGTAGAAAAGTTTCTATCTACGGTAATATCGTTTAGCTGGTTTAACCCGCTAAATATAGATACTTTTGAAAACCTCGATACCCCTGTAAGAAATACAAGTTTAAGATAAGGATCAGAGGGTTTTAGTATCTCAAAAAACTTTTTTAGTATATCTCTATTTCTTCTTGCTTTTTCTATGTCTTCTATTACATCAAGTATTGGTTTATCGTATTCATCTATAAGTACCACTACTTTTTGATTGTATTTTTCGTATAATTTTTGGATGAGCTCTTGAAACTTTAGAGGTATGAGTCTTTTGGTGAGTTTTATATGGTGTAGTTTTGCTGTATCATCTAAAAACGATTTTAAAGACTCTAAGAGATTTTCCTCCGTATCTGGATAAGCTTGACTTAAATCAAACTTTATCACTGGATACCTTTTCTCCCAATCCCAATTATCATACAGATAAAGCCCTTTAAATAATTCTTTGTTACCAGAAAACGCTTCTTTTAGTGTATCAAGAAAAAGAGATTTTCCAAATCTTCTGGGACGAGATAGAAAGTAATATCCACCGTTTTCTAATTTTTTAACAAACACTGTCTTGTCTACATAATAATAGTTGTTGTTTCTTATTTTCTCAAATGTTTGTATGCCTATTGGTAAAAGCTTCATAATGTAATTATACCACAGCCTTAAGAATTTAAATCGTGATATACTTCATCATAAATTTTATCATTGTATTTTTTTTACTCTGTAAGAGATTTTTGATATGAAAATTTTACTAGAAAATGGAAGCATAAATATATATAGTTTTGATAAAGAATATGTGATAATTGGCTATCATCAAGACCCTGAGAAAGAGATAAGGCTTGATTATATAGAAAAAAACAACATAGAACTTCTAAAAAGTAGGCTTTCAGGTCAAGCGGTTTATGTGGATGAAGAGACTATTGGGGTAAGAGTAAAAGGCACCAAAGAGCTTTTTTATGAGAGGTTTTTAAAAGCTTTTAAAAATATAATAAAGGATGTAAATATAGAAGGCACTCAATTGAAAGTAGGTCAAAAAAGGCTTTCAGTGGTTCATGGGGATATTGAGGATGGTGCGTTTGAGATATTTTTGCCCTTTTCTTTAAATATAGAAAAAACGCTAAAGAGTATACATATGCCGGTGGAGAAACTCACCTCTTACGGTATAAAAGCAGCGGATGATAGGCTTACAAGCGTAAGAAAATCTATAGAAAAAGACATATCAAAAGAAGAGTTTATCAATATGCTTCTGAACAGCTTTTACGATGAGTTTGGGGCTTTTGATATAAAAGAAGAAGAACATGTTTATTTTGAGACAGATAAAAACTTTATCTTTGAAAATGCAAAGCCAAAAGAGGGCTATACATATGGGCTTTATAGATGCAAAGGTGGTACTTTTAGAGTTTATATAAAAGCATCAGAGGGTGTTTTAGAAGATATTTTTATAAACGGAGATTATATAATATCACCAAAAGATTATATTAAAAGCTTAGAAAACTTCTTAAAAGGTAAAAAGATAGACATTATAAAAGATGAGCTTGATTTATTTTTAGAGTCTAGAGCTTTTAAAAGCATAGATATATCAAAAGAAGATATAAAAGAAGCGGTTTTGTTTACAATAAGAAAACTTGATGCAAAAGATTTTGGTTTAAACGAAGATGCACTTATTGCAAGTATAGGAGGAGATTTAAAAGAAAACCTTCAAAAGGCAAAGGTGATGCTGCTTCCTTACTGCGCCAAACCAAGATGGTGTGATTATAGGCATCTTGATGATTGCGGGGAGTGCGGTGGATGCACGGTAGGAGATGCCTATAGGCTTGCCTACCAAAAGGGTATGATACCTATTACCATTACATCGTTTGAGCTTTTAAGAGATACGCTTCTTTGGTGTGCTGATAATGGTTATACTTATATAGGGCATTGCTGTTATGAGTTTTACGAAAAGCGCTACGAGGCTTTTCAAAAGGCCTCTATGTTTGGAGCAAATGGAGTGCTTTTTGATATAGTAGGTACCACTTGCTATAGTCTTGGTGTGGAAGAAGAAGAAAAAGCTTATCATGGTGAGTTTAGTGTAGAGCTTGATCTCATAAAAGACGATCTTACTAAGTCTTTGGCTTTTAAAGAAGATGAAAAAGAATTTAGCAAATCTCATCAGAGCTTTGATTTTTCAAAATACTTTTTAGACTTTAAACCCCCTTACTACAAAAAACCAAAAGCAGTGCCGACCCCAGAAGAAGATAGAACAAGAAGCGCCATGCAAATAGATGTCTTCAAAGGTGAGGCCACCATCAAAGACAGCGTAGTCTCTTACAAAGAAGCATTTAAAGAGCTTGCAAGCCTTATTAAGAGCTCAAAAAACCCAACGGTAGTAGTAGGACCTCTTTTATTTTGGGATTTTAACGAAAAAGACCTCCAAGAAAAAGCCTATATCACAAGGCTCTTGATAGAAAAGATAAATGCCAATGTGAAGATACTACCAGATTATAGACCAAAACTAAAAAACTACGATCCAAACGTCGAGATGGACCCACCAAACCCCCATGAAGCCATACTTCATGGCAATCACGATATCACCATTCTGATAGGAACGCACTGCTACAGGACAGATTTTGTGATAAGGCTTCTAAAAAAACATACCCCCACCAAGGTGGTAGCTTTGTGTGGGCTTTATGGGCATCCAGAGGCGGATTTGTCTACAAGCTTTACAGATGCTAACAAACTAAAAGAGCTTTTAGATATGCTTTGATTATACACCGCATAAACTCACTACAGTATCTACCTCCCCTCTTTGGATCAACCTACCTTTGTCTATATAAATAGCTTCATCGCACATCTCTTTTACACTTGTCATATCATGGCTTACAAACAATATCGTTTTGTTTTTTCTTTTAAACTCTTTTACCTTTTCTTTGCTTTTTTTCATAAAAGATATATCACCTACCGATAGTATCTCATCCAAGATTATAATATCTGGGTCTATACTAAAAGCCGTAGAAAAAGCAAGCCTTGAATACATACCAGAAGAGTAAGTCCTTACAGGTTCATCTATCACATCTTTTAACTCTGCAAACTCTATTATCTCATCTATTTTCTTGTATATTTCTTTTTTGGAAAGCCCAAGGATAAGACCGCTTATGATGATGTTTTCTCTACCGGTGAGCTCCGGATGAAAACCAGTGCCAAGCTCCAAAAGAGGCACTAAGCTTCCTTTTACCTTTACGCTTCCAGAGGTGGGTTTTATGATGCCAGATATTATTTTAAGAAGGGTAGATTTACCAGCACCGTTTTTTCCTATTATACCCAAAGTGCTTCCAGATACCATATCAAAGCTTATATTATCAAGGGCTTTTACTATCTGCTTTTGGGGTCTACCGTGTTTTATAAAATCCACAAAAGCAGACTTTATGGAAAAATATTTTTTCGTATGTCTTTTAAAGATCTTTGTAACATTTTTTACCTCTATCACAACACTCATATATACTCTGCGAAAACATCCTTTTTAGAGTGAAAATAGTTAAACCCTATTATATAAACTACTATGGATATAAAAAATAACAATATCAAAAGCTCGGGTCTTGGCATTAGGTTGTTATAAAAAATATCGTGGTATACCTTTATAAGATAAGCTACTGGGTTTAGGTATATTAGCTTTTGGTATTTAGAAGGTATTTGTGTATCAAAATACATAACCGGCATACAAAAAAACAAAAGCTGTATAATGGTCTGCATAATCTGTCTAACATCTCTATAAAATACGTTCCATGTGGCTGGGAAAAACGCTACACCTGCTGTGAGAAAAAATTGTATTATTACCACCACCGGAAGGAAAAGCACTATAAAACTTATCTTAACATGGAAAAATATTAAAAATAAAAACAGTACAGGTATCGATAAAAGATAGTTTATAAGGTTAGAAACTACTTTTGTGATTACCACTATCTCAGCAGGTAGCGTAGATTTTGTTATCAAAGCCCCAGCAGAAACCACAGAATCGGTGGCCTCCATCACAGAAGAGGAAAACCAATTCCAGGGCAATATACCGCTAAAAAAATAAACTGGATAATTTTTTGCAGTATTTTTAAATATCACCACAAACAAAAATGTATAAACCAAAAGATTTAAAAGAGGGTTTAGCATACTCCACAAAAAACCAAAAATAGAGCCCCTATACCTTATTTTTAGCTCTTTTAAAGCCAAAACGTATATGAGGTAGTGATACTTATAAAGAAGGTAAAACGGATATATCAAAGCATTTTGCTTCATTTCCATACTATTATAACTCAAA
Proteins encoded in this region:
- a CDS encoding Txe/YoeB family addiction module toxin, whose protein sequence is MWKVVITKQAKKDLVNIYRAGLKSKFEKLVEEIKKDPYTSQCEKLIGDLEGYYSCRINRKHRLVYEIDDEQKIVKIVSVWNHY
- a CDS encoding ATP-binding protein, translating into MKLLPIGIQTFEKIRNNNYYYVDKTVFVKKLENGGYYFLSRPRRFGKSLFLDTLKEAFSGNKELFKGLYLYDNWDWEKRYPVIKFDLSQAYPDTEENLLESLKSFLDDTAKLHHIKLTKRLIPLKFQELIQKLYEKYNQKVVVLIDEYDKPILDVIEDIEKARRNRDILKKFFEILKPSDPYLKLVFLTGVSRFSKVSIFSGLNQLNDITVDRNFSTVCGYTQSELESVFEDRLKDFDKEKIKEWYNGYSWLGESVYNPFDILLLFDKKMFKPYWFETATPTFLIKMFMKNRYYIPELENLEVGDEILSNLDVDNIRVENLLFQSGYLTIKDFKEKYGIYILSYPNLEVRKSFNSYFLTYIIEDISAKYKTDIGLIEAFETKQVEKLKDILHRFFASIPHDWYRKNDIDSYEGFYASIVYALFNGAGLNVIAEDNTNKGQIDLSVFNQDSVYIIEFKVVEDKEEGNALKQIKEKRYYEKYMGKYKEIYLIGIEFSKKDKNIVGFEWEKFLF
- a CDS encoding carbon monoxide dehydrogenase beta subunit family protein; amino-acid sequence: MKILLENGSINIYSFDKEYVIIGYHQDPEKEIRLDYIEKNNIELLKSRLSGQAVYVDEETIGVRVKGTKELFYERFLKAFKNIIKDVNIEGTQLKVGQKRLSVVHGDIEDGAFEIFLPFSLNIEKTLKSIHMPVEKLTSYGIKAADDRLTSVRKSIEKDISKEEFINMLLNSFYDEFGAFDIKEEEHVYFETDKNFIFENAKPKEGYTYGLYRCKGGTFRVYIKASEGVLEDIFINGDYIISPKDYIKSLENFLKGKKIDIIKDELDLFLESRAFKSIDISKEDIKEAVLFTIRKLDAKDFGLNEDALIASIGGDLKENLQKAKVMLLPYCAKPRWCDYRHLDDCGECGGCTVGDAYRLAYQKGMIPITITSFELLRDTLLWCADNGYTYIGHCCYEFYEKRYEAFQKASMFGANGVLFDIVGTTCYSLGVEEEEKAYHGEFSVELDLIKDDLTKSLAFKEDEKEFSKSHQSFDFSKYFLDFKPPYYKKPKAVPTPEEDRTRSAMQIDVFKGEATIKDSVVSYKEAFKELASLIKSSKNPTVVVGPLLFWDFNEKDLQEKAYITRLLIEKINANVKILPDYRPKLKNYDPNVEMDPPNPHEAILHGNHDITILIGTHCYRTDFVIRLLKKHTPTKVVALCGLYGHPEADLSTSFTDANKLKELLDML
- a CDS encoding ABC transporter ATP-binding protein yields the protein MSVVIEVKNVTKIFKRHTKKYFSIKSAFVDFIKHGRPQKQIVKALDNISFDMVSGSTLGIIGKNGAGKSTLLKIISGIIKPTSGSVKVKGSLVPLLELGTGFHPELTGRENIIISGLILGLSKKEIYKKIDEIIEFAELKDVIDEPVRTYSSGMYSRLAFSTAFSIDPDIIILDEILSVGDISFMKKSKEKVKEFKRKNKTILFVSHDMTSVKEMCDEAIYIDKGRLIQRGEVDTVVSLCGV
- a CDS encoding ABC transporter permease, whose product is MEMKQNALIYPFYLLYKYHYLIYVLALKELKIRYRGSIFGFLWSMLNPLLNLLVYTFLFVVIFKNTAKNYPVYFFSGILPWNWFSSSVMEATDSVVSAGALITKSTLPAEIVVITKVVSNLINYLLSIPVLFLFLIFFHVKISFIVLFLPVVVIIQFFLTAGVAFFPATWNVFYRDVRQIMQTIIQLLFFCMPVMYFDTQIPSKYQKLIYLNPVAYLIKVYHDIFYNNLMPRPELLILLFFISIVVYIIGFNYFHSKKDVFAEYI